In one Lachnospiraceae bacterium GAM79 genomic region, the following are encoded:
- a CDS encoding TlyA family RNA methyltransferase, whose amino-acid sequence MKERLDVMMVNRGLAESREKAKAIIMSGIVYVDNIKEDKAGSTFDEKAQIEVRGNTLKYVSRGGLKLEKAMDCFGVSLAGKVAMDVGSSTGGFTDCMLQNGAVKVYSVDVGHGQLAWKLRNDERVVCMEKTNIRYVTPDDIEDRIEFASIDVSFISLTKVLPPVKELLTDDGEIVCLIKPQFEAGREKVGKKGVVRDQKVHVEVVEMIVDFARQIGFKTLDLSYSPIKGPEGNIEYLLYITKDQTKENKEFDIKAMVEESHRSL is encoded by the coding sequence ATGAAAGAACGACTGGATGTAATGATGGTAAATCGTGGGCTTGCAGAGTCCAGAGAAAAAGCAAAGGCGATCATCATGTCGGGCATTGTCTATGTGGATAACATAAAGGAAGACAAGGCCGGATCGACATTTGATGAGAAAGCACAGATAGAAGTAAGAGGAAATACATTAAAATATGTGAGCCGCGGTGGTTTAAAGCTTGAAAAGGCAATGGACTGCTTCGGAGTAAGTCTTGCGGGAAAAGTGGCAATGGATGTCGGGTCTTCAACCGGTGGATTTACAGATTGTATGCTGCAAAATGGTGCGGTCAAGGTGTATTCGGTGGATGTCGGACACGGACAGCTTGCATGGAAGCTTCGAAACGATGAGCGGGTTGTCTGTATGGAGAAAACAAATATCCGTTATGTGACACCGGATGATATCGAAGACAGGATTGAATTTGCATCGATCGACGTATCCTTTATCTCCTTGACAAAGGTACTTCCTCCGGTAAAAGAGCTGTTGACAGATGACGGAGAGATCGTGTGTCTGATCAAGCCGCAGTTTGAAGCCGGCAGAGAAAAGGTCGGTAAAAAAGGCGTTGTCAGAGATCAGAAGGTGCATGTGGAAGTGGTTGAAATGATCGTTGATTTTGCACGACAGATAGGATTTAAAACACTTGACTTAAGCTATTCACCGATCAAGGGACCGGAAGGAAATATCGAGTATCTTTTGTACATAACAAAGGATCAGACAAAGGAAAATAAAGAATTTGATATAAAGGCTATGGTGGAAGAGTCACACAGAAGCCTGTAA
- the xseB gene encoding exodeoxyribonuclease VII small subunit, whose product MAEKMEKKDFSIEESLKKIEAITAVLENPATSLKDSLAAYAEGVQLVQACKDDLCDVEKEMIVLSGENSGKE is encoded by the coding sequence ATGGCAGAGAAGATGGAAAAGAAGGATTTCTCAATCGAGGAATCCCTGAAGAAAATAGAAGCAATCACGGCTGTCTTAGAGAATCCTGCGACATCGTTAAAGGATAGTCTGGCAGCCTACGCAGAGGGCGTACAGCTTGTTCAGGCATGTAAGGATGATCTGTGTGATGTTGAAAAAGAAATGATCGTATTAAGTGGAGAGAACAGTGGAAAAGAATAA
- a CDS encoding polyprenyl synthetase family protein: MEKNKLELHTKEVQNIIYTYAPAEEGFQKTIFTAMNYSFQAGGKRLRPLLMQETYRLFGGTGKVVEPFMAAIEMIHTYSLIHDDLPALDNDEYRRGRKTSHVVFGEAMAILAGDALLNYAFETACKAFELEPGNQTVARAFTILAKKAGVNGMIGGQVVDVEMTGKQMSGDQLHFVYENKTGALIEASMMIGAVLAGATEDELKQVEMIASDIGLAFQIQDDLLDILGDSAVLGKPVCSDEENGKVTYVTIHGLEESKKDVAEISRRAVTRLDQLPYKNEFLDELILELVNRKK; encoded by the coding sequence GTGGAAAAGAATAAATTAGAACTTCATACAAAGGAAGTACAGAATATTATATACACATATGCACCGGCAGAAGAAGGGTTTCAGAAAACTATATTTACGGCAATGAACTATTCCTTTCAGGCAGGGGGAAAGAGACTACGTCCGTTATTAATGCAGGAAACCTACCGTTTATTTGGCGGAACAGGAAAAGTTGTAGAGCCGTTTATGGCAGCGATCGAGATGATACATACCTATTCCCTGATCCATGATGATCTGCCGGCATTGGATAATGATGAATACCGCAGAGGAAGAAAGACTTCACATGTGGTATTTGGTGAGGCAATGGCGATCCTTGCTGGTGATGCGCTTTTAAATTATGCATTTGAGACAGCCTGTAAGGCATTTGAACTGGAACCGGGGAATCAGACTGTTGCCAGGGCATTCACGATCCTTGCAAAAAAAGCAGGTGTAAACGGAATGATCGGTGGTCAGGTTGTAGATGTAGAGATGACAGGGAAGCAGATGAGTGGTGATCAGCTTCATTTTGTGTATGAGAATAAGACCGGTGCGTTGATCGAAGCATCTATGATGATCGGTGCAGTTCTTGCCGGAGCAACGGAAGATGAATTGAAGCAGGTCGAAATGATCGCATCGGATATCGGACTGGCATTCCAGATCCAGGACGATCTTCTGGACATTCTGGGTGACAGTGCAGTGCTTGGAAAGCCTGTCTGCTCAGATGAAGAAAATGGTAAAGTAACCTATGTCACGATCCACGGACTTGAGGAGTCCAAGAAGGATGTCGCGGAGATATCCAGGCGTGCGGTTACAAGACTGGATCAGCTTCCGTATAAGAATGAATTTCTGGATGAATTGATTCTGGAACTGGTCAACAGAAAGAAATAA
- the nusB gene encoding transcription antitermination factor NusB gives MTRREIRETVFKILFSLEFNDVSEIREEAELELEHASLYDEDDNKMDAVAMTEEEKAYIIDRVEAVVSHITEIDETISGISQGWKLGRIGKAELAILRLAVYEIKFDEDIPVKVAINEAVELAKTYCDVEAKSFINALLAKLAD, from the coding sequence ATGACAAGACGAGAGATAAGAGAAACCGTATTTAAAATTTTATTCAGTCTGGAATTCAATGATGTTTCAGAGATCAGAGAAGAAGCAGAGCTCGAATTGGAGCATGCCAGCCTTTATGATGAAGACGATAACAAGATGGATGCTGTTGCCATGACAGAGGAAGAAAAAGCATATATCATAGATCGTGTAGAGGCAGTTGTTTCCCATATTACTGAGATCGATGAAACCATCAGTGGTATCTCACAGGGATGGAAGCTTGGAAGAATCGGAAAAGCCGAGCTTGCTATCTTAAGACTGGCTGTATATGAGATCAAGTTTGATGAAGATATTCCTGTAAAGGTAGCGATCAATGAAGCAGTAGAGCTTGCAAAGACATACTGCGATGTAGAAGCAAAGAGCTTCATTAATGCACTTCTTGCAAAGCTTGCAGATTAG
- the dxs gene encoding 1-deoxy-D-xylulose-5-phosphate synthase, protein MSILDRIQEPNDIKKIDEKDLPELAQDIREFLIANVSETGGHLASNLGCVELTIALHRAMDFPADKLVWDVGHQSYVHKILTGRKDQMTTLRKFGGLSGFPKTSESDCDAFNTGHSSTAMSAALGMACARGIKGTKEKIAAVVGDGSFTGGMVYEALNNMAEVKTGCLVVLNDNEMSIGHNVGGMSSYLSKLRVGQPYNDLKNGIEKALMHIPVAGEKLAKGLKRSKDSLKQMFVPGMFFEEMGVTYIGPIDGHNIRLMEETFKRAFKLNKPILVHIKTIKGKGYKFAEKHPCYFHGIGSFDIETGKVKNVEKGLSYTGVFARKLVELGTENTRVVAITAAMSKGTGVDKFAEKFPDRTFDVGIAEEHAVTFAAGLAVEGMIPVVAVYSSFLQRAYDQILHDVCMQNLHVIFAIDRSGLVGADGETHQGIFDTAFLSHIPNLVIMAPKNRYELTRAMEWAVAYDGPVAIKYARGQAYYGLKDYNEPVEYGKSEILREGSEIALVAVGNMVEETEKLYNRFLQEGRQVTFVNARFIKPLDKAMIDHLAESHKLIVTIEEGILHGGYGALVEEYLESKASDVKVLPIAIEDTFVRHGSIEELRKMLKIDAESIYDRIQDMME, encoded by the coding sequence ATGAGTATACTGGATCGAATACAAGAACCAAATGACATAAAGAAAATAGATGAGAAAGATCTGCCGGAGCTGGCACAGGATATCCGGGAGTTTCTGATCGCAAATGTCAGCGAGACGGGTGGGCATCTGGCGTCAAACCTTGGGTGCGTGGAACTTACGATCGCACTTCATCGTGCGATGGATTTCCCGGCTGATAAGTTGGTATGGGATGTAGGACATCAGTCCTATGTGCATAAGATCCTGACCGGACGAAAAGATCAGATGACAACATTACGGAAGTTTGGCGGTTTAAGCGGATTTCCCAAGACCAGTGAGAGTGATTGTGATGCTTTTAATACAGGACACAGTTCGACCGCGATGTCGGCGGCACTTGGTATGGCATGCGCAAGAGGGATCAAAGGAACGAAGGAGAAGATTGCAGCCGTTGTCGGTGACGGTTCCTTCACCGGTGGTATGGTCTATGAAGCGCTAAATAACATGGCAGAGGTCAAGACCGGATGTCTGGTCGTGCTGAATGACAATGAGATGTCGATCGGCCACAATGTAGGAGGAATGTCAAGCTATCTGAGTAAGCTTCGTGTCGGTCAGCCATATAATGATCTGAAAAACGGAATCGAGAAAGCACTGATGCATATACCGGTAGCAGGCGAGAAGCTTGCTAAAGGACTGAAGCGGTCGAAGGATTCTTTGAAGCAGATGTTTGTTCCGGGAATGTTCTTTGAAGAAATGGGTGTTACCTATATCGGTCCGATCGATGGACACAATATAAGATTGATGGAAGAAACCTTTAAACGTGCATTTAAGTTAAATAAACCGATTCTGGTTCATATAAAAACGATCAAGGGAAAAGGGTATAAATTTGCGGAGAAGCATCCATGCTATTTCCATGGAATCGGTTCCTTTGATATTGAAACAGGTAAAGTTAAAAATGTCGAAAAAGGTTTATCCTATACAGGTGTATTTGCAAGAAAGTTAGTAGAGCTCGGAACGGAAAATACCCGGGTCGTTGCAATCACAGCGGCGATGAGCAAGGGAACCGGAGTCGATAAATTTGCAGAGAAATTCCCGGATCGAACCTTTGATGTGGGAATCGCAGAAGAACATGCGGTCACATTTGCGGCAGGACTTGCTGTGGAAGGTATGATCCCTGTGGTAGCAGTGTATTCTTCCTTCTTACAGCGGGCTTATGATCAGATCCTGCACGATGTCTGTATGCAGAACCTGCATGTGATATTTGCAATCGACCGGTCAGGACTGGTCGGGGCAGATGGTGAGACACATCAGGGAATCTTTGATACGGCATTTTTATCGCATATTCCGAATCTGGTCATTATGGCTCCGAAGAACCGCTATGAGCTCACTAGAGCGATGGAATGGGCAGTAGCCTATGACGGACCGGTAGCGATCAAATACGCCAGAGGACAGGCATATTACGGCTTAAAAGATTATAATGAGCCGGTCGAATACGGAAAGAGTGAGATCCTTCGTGAGGGAAGTGAGATCGCGTTAGTAGCGGTTGGAAATATGGTGGAAGAAACCGAGAAATTATATAATCGGTTCTTACAGGAAGGCAGACAGGTGACCTTTGTCAATGCAAGGTTTATCAAGCCGTTAGACAAAGCAATGATCGATCATTTGGCAGAGTCACATAAGCTGATCGTGACGATCGAGGAAGGTATCCTGCATGGCGGTTATGGTGCTCTGGTTGAGGAATATCTGGAATCAAAGGCAAGTGATGTGAAGGTTCTTCCGATCGCAATTGAAGATACCTTTGTCCGTCACGGAAGCATAGAAGAACTGAGAAAGATGCTAAAGATAGATGCTGAATCCATATATGACCGGATTCAGGATATGATGGAGTAG
- a CDS encoding Asp23/Gls24 family envelope stress response protein — MSEENTSTYENIEEENSIGHVQIAGEVIAIIAGLAATEVDGVSRLAGSLSNELASRLGKKNPAKGVKVELLPGEVKVDLAIDVLYEYSIPTVTTQVQDKVKQAIETMTGLNVTKVNIRVAGVRMADAN, encoded by the coding sequence ATGAGTGAAGAGAATACAAGCACGTATGAAAATATAGAAGAAGAAAATTCCATTGGACATGTACAGATCGCGGGCGAAGTAATCGCGATCATCGCAGGTCTGGCTGCAACTGAGGTAGATGGCGTATCAAGACTTGCCGGCTCATTATCAAATGAACTCGCAAGCCGTTTGGGCAAGAAGAATCCGGCAAAGGGAGTGAAGGTAGAATTGTTGCCGGGTGAAGTGAAAGTAGATCTTGCGATTGACGTATTATATGAGTATAGCATTCCGACTGTGACAACACAGGTTCAGGATAAAGTAAAGCAGGCAATTGAGACAATGACAGGTCTTAATGTAACCAAGGTAAATATACGTGTAGCCGGCGTTCGCATGGCAGACGCAAACTAG
- the xseA gene encoding exodeoxyribonuclease VII large subunit, translating to MAKKSYTVGQVNGYIKNLISSDYLLGDIYVKGEVSNCKYHSSGHIYFSLKDETGSIMAVMFKSYAYSGLDFKLENGQQVVCHGSVNIYERDGRYQLYVKEIKLDGIGNLYERYEQLKQKLYEQGLFEFDIKKPIPAYPKRVGIVTAQTGAAIQDIRNIAKRRNPYVQLILYPVKVQGDGAAEDIAHGIEVLDNMGVDTIIIGRGGGSIEDLWAFNEEVVAWAIYHAKTPIISGTGHEIDNTIADYAADLRAPTPSAACEQAIPDVMSTVHQVINQGRQMDYLMKRRLAAYQEKLQAAERHLRILNPKQRLAQQQIYLDDLSDRLNRAMKNKYDRYEHRVMLLAERLHGLSPSAKLINGFGYIEKTGTPVTTIKEIEKDDRITIRVHDGLIETRVTDVKEED from the coding sequence ATGGCAAAGAAAAGCTATACCGTCGGACAGGTAAATGGATATATCAAGAATCTGATCAGCAGTGATTATCTGCTTGGTGATATTTATGTGAAGGGAGAAGTCTCTAACTGCAAATATCACAGTTCCGGGCATATCTATTTTTCATTGAAGGATGAGACCGGTTCGATCATGGCTGTTATGTTTAAAAGTTATGCATATTCCGGTCTTGATTTCAAACTGGAAAACGGGCAGCAGGTAGTCTGCCACGGAAGTGTGAATATCTACGAACGGGATGGCAGATATCAGTTATATGTAAAAGAGATCAAGCTGGATGGGATTGGAAATCTCTATGAGCGGTATGAACAGTTGAAACAGAAGTTGTATGAACAGGGACTGTTTGAATTCGATATCAAGAAGCCGATACCGGCATATCCGAAGCGGGTAGGCATCGTGACAGCACAGACAGGTGCGGCGATCCAGGATATCAGAAACATCGCAAAGAGAAGAAATCCATATGTCCAGCTTATCCTGTATCCGGTAAAGGTACAGGGAGATGGGGCAGCAGAAGATATCGCGCATGGAATCGAAGTGTTGGATAACATGGGCGTAGATACGATCATTATCGGTCGTGGCGGCGGCTCGATCGAAGACCTCTGGGCGTTTAATGAGGAGGTCGTTGCATGGGCGATCTACCATGCAAAGACGCCGATCATTTCCGGTACAGGTCATGAGATTGATAATACGATCGCAGATTATGCGGCAGATCTTCGCGCACCGACACCATCAGCCGCCTGTGAGCAGGCAATACCGGATGTGATGTCCACGGTTCATCAGGTCATAAATCAGGGCAGACAGATGGATTATCTGATGAAACGGAGACTTGCAGCATATCAGGAGAAGTTACAGGCCGCGGAAAGACATCTTCGTATCCTGAATCCGAAGCAGAGGCTTGCACAGCAGCAGATCTATCTGGATGATCTGTCAGATCGTTTAAACCGTGCTATGAAGAATAAATACGACAGATACGAACATCGGGTGATGCTTCTTGCAGAACGTCTGCATGGTCTGTCTCCATCGGCGAAGCTTATAAATGGATTTGGGTATATCGAAAAGACCGGAACGCCGGTAACGACGATAAAAGAGATAGAAAAAGATGACCGCATTACCATCCGTGTTCATGATGGTCTGATCGAGACAAGAGTAACGGATGTGAAAGAGGAAGATTAG